A single window of Deltaproteobacteria bacterium DNA harbors:
- a CDS encoding SDR family oxidoreductase yields the protein MTKKVCLVTGANSGIGKVTATALAKTGAHVVIVCRDMAKAEAAAADIRVRAGAGAGTVEPLACNFGSMAQIRELAAAFLRRHDRLHVLVNNAGALIGTRTKSADGLELTFAANHLGYFLLTNLLLDVLKASAPARIVNVASDAHYRVKQGLDFDDLQNERRKYEAFRVYSESKLANVYFTYELARRIDGTGVTANCLHPGVVGTNFGHTATWFWKTAMALGRLVLITPEEGAKTSIYLATSPDAAGVSGKYFDKCKPRRTSIVSYDEAAMRRLWDVSARLTGLPRTANGTGAGS from the coding sequence GTGACGAAAAAAGTCTGTCTGGTGACGGGCGCGAATTCGGGCATCGGCAAGGTCACCGCGACGGCGCTCGCCAAGACCGGCGCGCACGTGGTGATCGTGTGTCGCGACATGGCCAAGGCCGAGGCCGCCGCCGCCGACATCCGGGTCCGTGCGGGCGCCGGCGCGGGCACGGTCGAGCCGCTCGCGTGCAATTTCGGCTCGATGGCGCAGATCCGCGAGCTGGCCGCCGCGTTTCTCCGTCGCCACGACCGCCTGCACGTGCTCGTCAACAACGCCGGGGCGCTAATCGGCACGCGCACCAAGAGCGCCGACGGACTCGAACTCACGTTCGCGGCCAACCACCTCGGGTATTTTCTGCTCACGAATCTGCTGCTCGATGTCCTCAAGGCGTCGGCCCCCGCGCGGATCGTCAACGTCGCGTCCGACGCGCATTACCGCGTCAAGCAGGGGCTCGATTTCGACGACCTGCAGAACGAGCGGCGCAAATACGAGGCGTTTCGCGTGTACTCCGAATCGAAGCTCGCGAACGTCTATTTCACGTACGAGCTCGCGCGGCGGATCGACGGTACGGGCGTGACCGCGAACTGCCTGCACCCCGGCGTCGTCGGCACCAACTTCGGTCACACGGCCACGTGGTTCTGGAAGACGGCGATGGCGCTCGGCAGACTCGTGCTCATCACGCCCGAAGAGGGCGCGAAGACCTCGATCTATCTCGCGACTTCTCCCGATGCGGCGGGCGTTTCGGGCAAGTATTTCGACAAGTGCAAGCCGCGACGCACATCCATCGTCTCGTACGACGAGGCCGCGATGCGCCGCCTGTGGGACGTGAGCGCCCGGCTCACGGGTTTGCCCCGAACCGCGAATGGAACCGGCGCGGGGAGCTGA
- a CDS encoding DUF1722 domain-containing protein: MTEHTTSPEPGEPTFARPRIFVSRCLGFEACRWDGAMLRDDLSERLAAHADLVTHCPEAEIGLGTPRPPVRIALRGAEPRLVQPESGRDLTDAMRAWTDATLDSLGPIDGFILKSRSPSCGPRDVKHYADANPDAMASAKGPGLFAAQVLQRFGEGAVEDEGRLSNFVIRERFLIRVFTFAELRAARATGRMSELVDFHARHKFLLMAARESAMRRLGNIVANREGLAPDGVFAAYAEVLAGVFDAPWRRGAVINALEHAFGFFKKSLSPAEKKNYVQLVRRYRERRAPLAAPIALLASWSEREGYDYLRRQSLLRPYPAELIDLTDSAKGRGEI, from the coding sequence ATGACCGAGCACACGACCTCGCCGGAACCCGGCGAACCGACCTTCGCGCGTCCCCGGATCTTCGTCAGCCGGTGCCTGGGCTTCGAAGCCTGCCGGTGGGATGGGGCCATGCTGCGCGACGATCTGTCGGAGCGACTCGCGGCGCACGCCGACCTCGTCACGCATTGCCCGGAGGCCGAAATCGGTCTGGGCACGCCGCGTCCGCCGGTGCGGATCGCCCTGCGCGGCGCGGAACCCCGACTGGTGCAGCCCGAATCGGGCCGCGATCTGACCGACGCAATGCGGGCGTGGACCGACGCGACGCTCGATTCGCTTGGTCCGATCGACGGCTTCATTCTCAAGTCGCGCTCGCCCTCGTGCGGGCCGCGCGACGTGAAGCACTACGCCGACGCCAACCCCGACGCGATGGCTTCCGCCAAGGGACCGGGGCTGTTTGCGGCCCAAGTGCTGCAAAGGTTCGGCGAGGGCGCGGTCGAGGACGAGGGGCGGCTGTCGAACTTCGTGATCCGCGAACGCTTCCTCATTCGCGTTTTTACGTTCGCCGAGCTGCGTGCCGCGCGGGCAACGGGCCGGATGAGCGAGCTCGTCGATTTCCACGCCCGTCACAAGTTCCTGCTCATGGCCGCGCGCGAGTCGGCGATGCGCCGGCTGGGCAACATCGTGGCGAACCGCGAAGGCCTTGCGCCGGACGGTGTGTTCGCCGCGTACGCCGAGGTCCTTGCCGGTGTGTTCGACGCCCCGTGGCGGCGCGGAGCGGTCATCAACGCGCTCGAGCACGCATTCGGCTTCTTCAAGAAGTCCCTCTCCCCCGCGGAAAAAAAGAACTACGTGCAGCTCGTGCGACGCTATCGCGAACGCCGCGCGCCGCTCGCCGCGCCCATCGCCCTGCTCGCCTCGTGGTCCGAGCGCGAGGGATACGACTACCTGCGCCGCCAGAGCCTGCTGCGTCCGTATCCCGCGGAGCTGATCGATCTGACGGATTCCGCGAAGGGACGCGGCGAGATCTGA
- the tatB gene encoding twin-arginine translocase subunit TatB gives MFDVGGSEILLILFLTLLVMGPKNIPKIARTLGKTMQQVRRVTNEFKHAMEDEIRVLELEELKAERASTVAKRPTEPVAARTATAESDSASPSPATSTERVESPVETVETIDPAADIPVERERTGARPVVPSTETVARGADDGGAA, from the coding sequence ATGTTCGACGTCGGCGGTTCCGAAATCCTGCTGATTCTCTTTCTCACGCTGCTCGTGATGGGGCCGAAGAATATCCCCAAAATCGCGCGCACGCTGGGCAAGACCATGCAGCAGGTCCGTCGCGTCACCAACGAATTCAAGCACGCGATGGAAGACGAGATCCGGGTGCTGGAACTCGAGGAACTCAAGGCCGAACGCGCCTCGACCGTCGCCAAACGCCCGACCGAACCCGTCGCCGCGAGAACCGCCACGGCCGAATCCGATTCCGCGTCTCCCTCGCCCGCGACGTCGACGGAGCGTGTGGAGTCCCCCGTGGAGACCGTCGAGACCATCGATCCGGCGGCCGATATCCCCGTCGAGCGCGAGCGCACGGGCGCGCGTCCGGTCGTGCCGTCGACCGAGACGGTGGCACGCGGCGCGGACGATGGAGGTGCGGCGTGA
- the tatC gene encoding twin-arginine translocase subunit TatC has protein sequence MTLTEHLTELRKRLLWCAGAIGVCFFAAWNFAPRIFALFMEPLTRVLGEGRQVVFTSPAEAFITYMKVAVTVGVFASAPVIFWQIWRFVAPGLYKRERAYFGAVVIVGSFFFVGGALFGYFGVFPVGFAYFIKTFETETIRAMISVKEYWSFALTMLVCFGIAFELPVFVFFLARVGIVTPQWLWKNFRYAVLVIFIGAAIFTPPDIISQITLGVPLVILYLLATGAAYLFGSRGKTADATNAADMAEE, from the coding sequence ATGACGCTGACCGAGCACCTGACCGAGCTGCGCAAGCGGCTGCTGTGGTGCGCCGGGGCGATCGGCGTGTGCTTTTTCGCCGCATGGAATTTCGCGCCGCGCATCTTTGCGCTCTTCATGGAGCCGCTCACGCGCGTGCTGGGCGAGGGCCGGCAGGTCGTGTTCACCTCGCCCGCCGAAGCCTTCATCACCTACATGAAGGTCGCGGTCACGGTCGGCGTCTTCGCGTCGGCGCCGGTGATCTTCTGGCAGATCTGGCGCTTCGTCGCGCCGGGACTGTACAAGCGCGAACGTGCGTATTTCGGCGCGGTGGTGATCGTCGGTTCGTTCTTCTTCGTGGGCGGCGCGCTGTTCGGCTACTTCGGCGTGTTCCCCGTCGGCTTCGCCTACTTCATCAAGACGTTCGAGACCGAAACGATCCGCGCCATGATCAGCGTGAAGGAGTACTGGAGCTTCGCGCTGACGATGCTCGTGTGCTTCGGCATCGCGTTCGAGCTTCCCGTTTTCGTATTCTTTCTGGCGCGCGTCGGCATCGTCACGCCGCAGTGGCTGTGGAAAAACTTCCGCTACGCCGTGCTCGTCATCTTTATCGGGGCGGCGATCTTCACGCCGCCCGACATCATTTCCCAGATCACGCTCGGCGTGCCGCTCGTCATACTCTATCTGCTCGCGACCGGGGCGGCGTATCTGTTCGGCTCGCGCGGCAAAACGGCCGACGCGACAAACGCCGCCGACATGGCCGAAGAGTAG
- a CDS encoding rhomboid family intramembrane serine protease produces MTTLLIAANIAAFVWQLGVRDSGLRFAAVPYQILHPWAWDSILTPVTAITSAFLHGGIAHLAGNMVFLWVFGDNVEDRLGRGAFVRFYLVAALVACLAHAVVQPGSRVPMVGASGAVAAVLGAYLHMFPSARIKGFFLIIIYPIFFVWRAKIFIGLWLALQIFGSIMSDPLAPGVAWWAHIGGFAYGWWAVSTGRVRKR; encoded by the coding sequence GTGACAACGCTATTGATCGCCGCGAACATCGCCGCGTTCGTGTGGCAGCTCGGCGTGCGTGATTCGGGCCTTCGCTTCGCGGCGGTGCCGTATCAGATCCTGCACCCCTGGGCGTGGGACTCGATCCTGACGCCCGTCACCGCGATCACCAGCGCGTTTTTACACGGCGGTATCGCCCACCTCGCGGGAAACATGGTGTTCCTGTGGGTCTTCGGCGACAACGTCGAGGACCGGCTGGGGCGCGGCGCGTTCGTTCGCTTCTATCTCGTCGCGGCGCTCGTCGCGTGCCTCGCGCACGCGGTCGTGCAGCCGGGATCGCGCGTGCCGATGGTCGGCGCGTCGGGCGCGGTGGCGGCGGTGCTGGGCGCGTACCTGCACATGTTTCCGTCGGCGCGCATCAAGGGGTTCTTTCTCATCATCATCTACCCGATCTTTTTCGTGTGGCGCGCGAAAATCTTCATCGGCCTATGGCTCGCCTTGCAGATCTTCGGCTCGATCATGAGCGATCCGCTCGCCCCGGGCGTGGCGTGGTGGGCGCACATCGGCGGATTCGCCTACGGCTGGTGGGCGGTGAGCACGGGCCGTGTCCGCAAGCGCTGA